The proteins below are encoded in one region of Hordeum vulgare subsp. vulgare chromosome 3H, MorexV3_pseudomolecules_assembly, whole genome shotgun sequence:
- the LOC123443397 gene encoding ABC transporter F family member 4-like, producing MAAPPPMLTLAVEKGPREGETRQCSAGAALRVGRVVKGNDLAVRDGGASQQHLVIEFLPPPGAGWAVSDLGSSNGTLLNGNPLVPSVPAPLSHGDLIKVGDSTVLAVSIAPDSDPKPIANPTSRRSSRQTAAVAPMVAEEKPPAVTRRGALKKAPPAAQHPNTQKADPEAEGVAVDEKPQVVTRRKGRRKLAAAEPLCEMEETVEAPRRGEHMKPVEPSGPGNGEVGKEAEATVVTRRGRQKNAAQLPEPEKAKEEATVVTRHGRQKNVVEPSEPEKEEEEKATAVTRRGRQKNAVEPSEPEKEEKEEATAVMRRGRRKNAVEPSEPEKEEEEKATAVTHRGRQKNAVEPSESEKEEKEEVTAVTRRGRRKNAVEPSEPEKEEKEEATAVTRRGRQKNVVEPSEPEKEEEEKATAVTHRGRQNVAQAPEPEKEKEDEAAVVTRRGRQKNVVEPPKPEKEEEEALVVTNRRGRKKNVVTDAPPPLPPKMRSVRGLGKKVSASDLVLEDGEEQGGNELALSRVRPVDLLVSTTLKGVKVQKRDKVASGDGDVEGAAVALEEKVPKGRASARLAASDNGANASVDTTLRGGRKKAVESHEPEKEEEEEAMVVTRRGRRKKNMEPHEPVKEAGEEKEDKAPVVMQHGATKKNVAPVAPASLPPKRKSARGRGRPARASAMNTVLEDEEEEQGGNTLSVSRACAGKLLTLTTVKKGDEATAVNGEVKRAAKALEEKLPKRRAVTKLAASNNISYVAATEPTEEMEQTAEALHHGGQKAMEHPELEKDEDATMVTHRGERKRAAVLKRRVAGKKDEVAVTKSGRGRGMVARTSARNNVLEENMVVEKENELAVPREQAGNLPVVTAVNGGEDREVKGTTKALEDELPKGRASAQFSSDNKCEDEQGGANGSSTVASAQSSSDNKGGANGSSRIDSGSNGIPNTTSKYREDRKLKPYSTPFDVRLDRALQKYSA from the exons ATGGCCGCTCCGCCGCCGATGCTCACCCTGGCGGTGGAGAAggggccacgggagggggagaccCGGCAGTGCAGCGCGGGCGCCGCCCTCCGCGTCGGTCGCGTCGTCAAGGGCAACGATCTCGCCGTGCGCGACGGGGGAGCGTCGCAGCAGCACCTCGTCATCGAGTTCCTCCCGCCGCCCGGCGCCGGGTGGGCCGTCTCCGATCTCGGGTCCTccaacggcaccctcctcaacggCAATCCCCTCGTGCCCTCCGTCCCCGCCCCGCTTTCCCACGGGGACCTAATCAAGGTCGGCGATTCCACCGTGCTCGCCGTCTCCATCGCGCCTGATTCGGATCCCAAGCCTATCGCCAACCCCACTTCTAGGCGCTCCTCGCGTCAGACGGCAGCGGTGGCGCCGATGGTGGCGGAGGAGAAGCCCCCTGCGGTGACCCGCCGTGGCGCACTGAAGAAAGCGCCGCCGGCCGCCCAGCACCCCAACACGCAGAAGGCAGATCCAGAGGCAGAGGGAGTGGCGGTGGATGAGAAGCCCCAGGTGGTTACGCGCCGGAAAGGACGGCGGAAGCTGGCTGCAGCGGAGCCCCTGTGTGAGATGGAGGAGACTGTCGAGGCGCCACGCCGTGGAGAGCACATGAAGCCCGTGGAGCCTTCTGGGCCAGGGAATGGCGAGGTGGGTAAGGAGGCGGAGGCCACGGTGGTGACGCGCCGTGGCAGACAGAAGAATGCTGCGCAGCTCCCTGAACCAgagaaggcaaaggaggaggccaCAGTGGTGACGCGCCATGGCAGGCAGAAGAATGTTGTGGAGCCCTCTGAAccagagaaggaagaggaggagaaggccacagCAGTGACTCGCCGTGGCAGGCAGAAGAATGCTGTGGAGCCCTCTGAACCAgaaaaggaagagaaggaggaggccacAGCGGTGATGCGCCGTGGCAGGCGGAAGAATGCTGTGGAGCCCTCTGAAccagagaaggaagaggaggagaaggccacagcagtgactcaccgtggcaggcAGAAGAATGCTGTGGAGCCCTCTGAATCAgaaaaggaagagaaggaggaggtcaCAGCGGTGACGCGCCGTGGTAGGCGGAAGAATGCTGTGGAGCCCTCTGAACCAgaaaaggaagagaaggaggaggccacAGCGGTGACGCGCCGTGGCAGGCAGAAGAATGTTGTGGAGCCCTCTGAAccagagaaggaagaggaggagaaggccacagcagtgactcaccgtggcaggcAGAACGTTGCGCAGGCCCCTGAAccagagaaggaaaaggaggacgaAGCCGCAGTGGTGACGCGCCGTGGCAGGCAGAAGAATGTTGTGGAGCCCCCTAAAccagagaaggaagaggaggaggcccTGGTGGTGACAAACCgcagagggaggaagaagaatgTGGTCACTGACGCCCCTCCGCCATTGCCTCCGAAGATGAGGTCTGTAAGGGGCCTTGGTAAAAAGGTTAGTGCAAGTGACCTGGTTCTTGAGGATGGGGAAGAGCAGGGAGGAAATGAGTTGGCTCTATCAAGAGTTCGTCCTGTGGACCTGCTCGTTTCGACGACATTGAAGGGCGTTAAGGTGCAGAAGAGGGATAAGGTGGCATCTGGGGATGGAGACGTGGAAGGGGCTGCAGTGGCATTGGAGGAGAAAGTGCCGAAGGGAAGGGCCAGTGCTCGGCTTGCTGCTTCCGATAATGGTGCCAATGCGTCTGTGGATACAACGCTCCGAGGTGGGCGGAAGAAGGCCGTTGAATCTCATGAaccagagaaggaggaggaggaggaggccatggTGGTGACACGTCGCGGGAGGCGGAAGAAGAACATGGAACCTCATGAACCAGTGAAGGAAGCGGGGGAAGAGAAGGAGGACAAAGCTCCAGTGGTGATGCAGCATGGCGCAACGAAGAAAAATGTGGCGCCAGTCGCTCCTGCATCATTGCCTCCAAAGAGGAAGTCCGCAAGGGGCCGGGGAAGGCCTGCAAGGGCTAGTGCAATGAACACAGTTcttgaggatgaggaggaggagcagggggGAAATACGTTGAGTGTGTCAAGAGCATGCGCAGGGAAGCTACTGACTTTGACGACGGTGAAGAAGGGGGATGAGGCAACAGCTGTGAATGGAGAGGTCAAAAGGGCTGCAAAGGCATTGGAGGAGAAATTGCCAAAGAGGAGGGCCGTTACTAAGCTTGCTGCTTCTAACAATATCTCCTATGTGGCTGCAACCGAGCCCACTGAAGAGATGGAGCAGACTGCGGAAGCGTTGCACCACGGGGGACAGAAAGCCATGGAGCACCCTGAACTAGAGAAGGATGAGGATGCCACCATGGTGACGCACCGTGGGGAGCGGAAGAGGGCTGCTGTGTTGAAGCGCCGTGTAGCGGGAAAAAAGGATGAGGTGGCAGTGACGAAGTCCGGAAGAGGACGAGGAATGGTTGCAAGGACTAGTGCAAGGAATAACGTTCTTGAGGAGAACATGGTGGTAGAAAAGGAAAATGAATTGGCTGTGCCAAGAGAGCAAGCAGGGAATCTGCCAGTTGTGACCGCGGTGAATGGGGGTGAGGATAGAGAAGTCAAAGGAACCACAAAAGCATTGGAGGACGAATTGCCAAAGGGGAGGGCCAGTGCCCAGTTTTCCTCCGATAACAAGTGTGAGGATGAACAGGGTGGTGCGAATGGTTCTTCTACAGTTGCCAGTGCCCAGTCTTCTTCTGACAACAAGGGTGGTGCGAATGGTTCTTCTAGAATTGATTCAGGATCTAATGGAATCCCCAACACAACAAGCAAATACAGAGAG GATAGAAAACTGAAGCCGTACTCGACTCCCTTTGATGTCAGGCTGGATAGAGCTCTGCAGAAGTACTCTGCATGA